From a region of the Balaenoptera acutorostrata chromosome 14, mBalAcu1.1, whole genome shotgun sequence genome:
- the LOC103020749 gene encoding ferritin heavy chain-like: MTTASPSQVRQHYHQGSEAAISLQIHLGLHASCVHLSVSYYLDRDDVALKNFAKYFLHQSREEREHAEKVMKLQNQRGGRSFLQETKKPDRDDWENGLNAMECALHLEKSVNPSLLQLHKLATDKNDPYLCNFIETHYLNEQVKSIKELGNQLAQDGGPRIWHGRVSL; encoded by the coding sequence ATGACGACCGCGTCCCCCTCGCAGGTGCGCCAGCACTACCACCAGGGCTCGGAGGCCGCCATCAGCCTCCAGATCCACCTGGGGCTCCACGCCTCCTGCGTCCACCTGTCCGTGTCATACTATCTGGACCGCGATGATGTGGCTTTGAAGAACTTTGCCAAATACTTTCTTCACCAGTCTCGTGAGGAGAGGGAACATGCTGAGAAAGTGATGAAGCTGCAGAACCAGCGGGGTGGCCGAAGCTTCTTGCAGGAGACCAAGAAGCCAGACCGCGATGACTGGGAGAATGGGCTGAATGCAATGGAATGTGCGCTACACTTGGAAAAAAGTGTGAATCCGTCACTACTGCAACTGCACAAACTGGCCACAGACAAAAATGACCCCTATTTGTGTAACTTCATTGAGACTCATTACCTGAATGAGCAGGTGAAATCCATTAAAGAATTGGGTAACCAACTTGCGCAAGATGGGGGCCCCCGAATCTGGCATGGCAGAGTATCTCTTTGA